The Xanthomonas sp. CFBP 8443 genome has a window encoding:
- a CDS encoding 2Fe-2S iron-sulfur cluster-binding protein: protein MQHDPHPPKVAPGAAELPPDAPLSDDEAALARRLGINGLSRREFIALLSAAGLSGAGGQIAFSEAAFAAPANVPPPQNALPVVLQVNGQRHALRLDPRTTLLDALREHLALTGTKKGCDHGQCGACTVIVDGERRLSCLTLAAQAEDAQITTIEGLADGERLHPMQAAFVQHDGFQCGYCTPGQICSAVALLNEIKRGDASHVSADVSQPVTDLTDAEVRERMSGNLCRCGAYPKIVAAIQDVHSGGAPRALTWRYVDQSELTALKMAKEVADDAV, encoded by the coding sequence ATGCAGCACGACCCCCATCCCCCCAAGGTCGCGCCCGGCGCTGCCGAGCTGCCGCCCGATGCGCCGCTCAGCGACGACGAGGCGGCGCTCGCGCGACGGCTCGGCATCAACGGCCTGTCGCGGCGCGAATTCATCGCCCTGCTGTCGGCCGCCGGGCTGAGCGGCGCCGGCGGCCAGATCGCCTTCAGCGAGGCCGCCTTCGCCGCACCGGCAAACGTGCCGCCGCCGCAGAACGCGCTGCCGGTCGTGCTGCAGGTCAACGGCCAGCGCCATGCGCTGCGGCTGGACCCGCGCACCACGCTGCTGGACGCGCTGCGCGAGCACCTGGCGTTGACCGGCACCAAGAAGGGCTGCGACCACGGCCAGTGCGGCGCGTGCACGGTGATCGTCGACGGCGAGCGGCGGCTGTCCTGCCTGACCCTGGCCGCGCAGGCCGAGGACGCGCAGATCACCACCATCGAAGGCCTGGCCGACGGCGAGCGGCTGCATCCGATGCAGGCCGCGTTCGTGCAGCACGACGGCTTCCAGTGCGGCTACTGCACGCCCGGGCAGATCTGCTCGGCGGTGGCGCTGCTCAACGAGATCAAGCGCGGCGACGCCAGCCACGTCAGTGCCGACGTCAGCCAGCCGGTGACCGACCTCACCGATGCCGAAGTGCGCGAACGCATGAGCGGCAACCTGTGCCGCTGCGGCGCCTATCCCAAGATCGTCGCCGCGATCCAGGACGTGCACAGCGGCGGCGCGCCGCGTGCGCTGACCTGGCGCTACGTCGACCAGTCCGAACTGACCGCGCTGAAGATGGCGAAGGAGGTGGCCGATGACGCCGTTTAA
- a CDS encoding TonB-dependent receptor, with the protein MSCSRPRSLRRTALSLALGSLLAPVLALAADAPAADTDATPPASDSRHADGDKHDRHVKDLDAVVVTASPLRDVVGDLSQPVEVLAGERLDENRGASIGETVASLPGVQSSNFGPGVGRPIIRGLDGPRVAVLSDGLSTQDVSTVSQDHSPAVESFLADQIEVLKGPSTLLYGSGAIGGVVNVVDGRIAETPVDGVHGRAEVRFEGGDKDGNTDMFRVDAGNGSGLSIHADGVYRNQNDYDTPQGRQVNSFLDSKVGSIGASLAGDWGFVGVSASRFRDNYGNPGEPGDPAAGERGVSLRLHQDRYELKGGLTDPWGDGSALRYSFGHTDYTHTEFEGAEVGTVFDKRANEGRVEASFTFGGGWQTAFGVQGTDSTFQAIGEEAFVPKTDTRAIGVFAVARNNWERVSAEVGARVDKTKYETEIGVDRDFTPKSFSLSGGFRFNEQWRLTANLDHAERAPAEEELFADGPHIATLAYEIGDADLKTEKANQAELGLNFKNDWVDAKVSAYYNRYNDFIYIVDTGEQWFHEEDNDFLPIRQWTQADAVFHGFEGEATFHLADNDSGAWDLRVFGDTVRARLKEGGNLPRIAPARYGAQLRWDASNWRASLGATRYQKQDKVAVDETPTAGYTLVDAHLAYHVDAGATAWEVFLDGNNLTDQDARVHTSFLKNDVMLPGRNASFGVRLFF; encoded by the coding sequence ATGTCCTGCTCCCGCCCCCGCTCGCTCCGTCGCACCGCACTGTCCCTGGCACTGGGCAGCCTGCTCGCCCCGGTCCTGGCCCTGGCCGCCGATGCGCCCGCCGCCGACACCGACGCCACGCCGCCGGCCAGCGACAGCCGCCACGCCGACGGCGACAAGCACGACCGCCACGTGAAGGACCTGGACGCGGTGGTGGTCACCGCCAGTCCGCTGCGCGATGTGGTCGGCGACCTGAGCCAGCCGGTGGAGGTCCTGGCCGGCGAGCGCCTGGACGAGAACCGCGGCGCCAGCATCGGCGAGACCGTGGCCAGCCTGCCGGGCGTGCAGAGTTCCAACTTCGGCCCCGGCGTCGGCCGGCCGATCATCCGCGGCCTGGACGGCCCGCGCGTGGCGGTGCTCAGCGACGGCCTGTCGACCCAGGACGTGTCCACCGTCAGCCAGGACCATTCGCCGGCGGTGGAATCGTTCCTGGCCGACCAGATCGAAGTGCTGAAGGGGCCGTCCACCCTGCTGTACGGCTCCGGCGCGATCGGCGGCGTGGTCAACGTGGTCGACGGACGCATCGCCGAGACCCCGGTCGACGGCGTGCACGGCCGCGCCGAGGTGCGTTTCGAGGGCGGCGACAAGGACGGCAACACCGACATGTTCCGCGTCGACGCCGGCAACGGCAGCGGCCTGTCGATCCATGCCGACGGCGTGTACCGCAACCAGAACGACTACGACACCCCGCAGGGGCGCCAGGTCAATTCCTTCCTCGATTCCAAGGTCGGCTCGATCGGCGCCTCGCTGGCCGGCGACTGGGGCTTCGTCGGCGTGTCGGCCTCGCGCTTCCGCGACAACTACGGCAACCCGGGCGAGCCCGGCGATCCGGCCGCCGGCGAGCGCGGCGTGTCGCTGCGCCTGCACCAGGACCGCTACGAGCTCAAGGGCGGGCTGACCGATCCGTGGGGCGACGGCAGCGCGCTGCGCTACAGCTTCGGCCATACCGACTACACCCATACCGAGTTCGAAGGCGCGGAAGTGGGCACGGTGTTCGACAAGCGCGCCAACGAGGGCCGCGTCGAGGCGTCCTTCACTTTCGGCGGCGGCTGGCAGACCGCGTTCGGCGTGCAGGGCACCGATTCCACCTTCCAGGCGATCGGCGAGGAAGCGTTCGTGCCGAAGACCGACACCCGCGCCATCGGCGTGTTCGCCGTGGCCCGCAACAACTGGGAACGGGTCAGCGCCGAGGTCGGCGCGCGCGTGGACAAGACCAAGTACGAAACCGAGATCGGCGTGGACCGCGATTTCACCCCGAAGAGCTTCTCGCTCAGCGGCGGCTTCCGCTTCAACGAGCAGTGGCGCCTGACCGCCAACCTCGACCACGCCGAGCGCGCGCCGGCCGAGGAAGAGCTGTTCGCCGACGGCCCGCACATCGCCACCCTCGCCTACGAGATCGGCGACGCCGACCTCAAGACCGAGAAGGCCAACCAGGCCGAGCTTGGGCTGAACTTCAAGAACGACTGGGTGGATGCCAAGGTCTCGGCGTACTACAACCGCTACAACGACTTCATCTACATCGTCGACACCGGCGAGCAGTGGTTCCACGAGGAAGACAACGACTTCCTGCCGATCCGCCAGTGGACACAGGCCGACGCGGTATTCCACGGCTTCGAGGGCGAGGCCACCTTCCATTTGGCCGACAATGACAGCGGCGCCTGGGACCTGCGCGTGTTCGGCGACACCGTGCGCGCGCGGCTGAAGGAAGGCGGCAACCTGCCGCGCATCGCACCGGCGCGCTACGGCGCGCAGCTGCGCTGGGACGCCAGCAACTGGCGCGCCTCGCTCGGCGCCACCCGCTACCAGAAGCAGGACAAGGTGGCGGTCGACGAGACCCCGACCGCCGGCTACACGCTGGTCGATGCGCACCTGGCCTATCACGTCGATGCCGGCGCCACCGCATGGGAAGTGTTCCTGGACGGCAACAACCTCACCGACCAGGACGCGCGCGTGCACACCTCGTTCCTGAAGAACGACGTGATGCTGCCCGGCCGCAACGCTTCCTTCGGCGTGCGCCTGTTCTTCTGA
- a CDS encoding ectonucleotide pyrophosphatase/phosphodiesterase: MTSLALRLASACAALLLGACASTPSSSPGTAAVVPQAASSAATQRPLLVLISIDGLRADMLDRGITPNLSRLAREGVRAQWMTPSYPSLTFPNHYTLVTGLRPDHHGIVHNSMRDPLLGTFRVSDRDAVGDGRWWGGEPIWVGAEKAGLPAANWAWPGGEATIQGVRPSRGHAFDEQVAPNARVDQALGWLDDRGAPHPQLLTLYFEQVDGAGHDFGPQSAQYAQAIEQVDAAIGRLLDGLAQRGQLQRTNLVVVSDHGMASVPAQQVLIIEDMVSMQEAEVVSYGQSIGIAPRPGQEAKVEARLLGAHPQYDCWRKAELPARWHYGSHPRVPPIVCQMHEGWDALPAERAAEKPRTGLRGSHGYDPALPSMRAVFIARGPAFRQGATLAPFDNVDVYPLLTRLLGIPAAPNDGDPQALLPALR; encoded by the coding sequence ATGACTTCCCTCGCCCTACGACTGGCAAGCGCCTGCGCCGCGCTGCTGCTCGGCGCTTGCGCCTCCACCCCCTCTTCCTCTCCCGGCACCGCGGCCGTCGTGCCGCAGGCCGCGTCCAGCGCGGCGACGCAGCGGCCATTGCTGGTGCTGATCTCGATCGACGGCCTGCGCGCGGACATGCTCGATCGCGGCATCACGCCGAACCTGAGCCGGCTGGCCCGCGAGGGCGTGCGCGCGCAATGGATGACGCCGTCGTATCCATCGCTGACCTTTCCCAACCACTACACCCTCGTCACCGGGCTGCGCCCGGACCACCACGGCATCGTCCACAACAGCATGCGCGACCCGCTACTGGGCACGTTCCGGGTCAGCGACCGCGACGCGGTCGGCGACGGCCGCTGGTGGGGCGGCGAACCGATCTGGGTCGGCGCCGAGAAGGCCGGCTTGCCCGCAGCGAATTGGGCCTGGCCGGGCGGCGAGGCGACGATCCAGGGGGTGCGCCCGAGCCGCGGCCACGCCTTCGACGAACAGGTCGCGCCGAACGCGCGGGTCGATCAGGCGCTGGGCTGGCTCGACGATCGCGGCGCACCGCATCCGCAGCTGCTGACCCTGTACTTCGAGCAGGTCGACGGGGCCGGCCACGACTTCGGTCCGCAATCGGCGCAGTACGCGCAGGCGATCGAGCAGGTCGACGCCGCGATCGGCCGTCTGCTCGACGGTCTGGCGCAGCGCGGGCAGTTGCAGCGCACCAACCTGGTGGTGGTGTCCGACCACGGCATGGCGTCGGTGCCGGCGCAGCAGGTGCTCATCATCGAGGACATGGTGTCGATGCAGGAGGCCGAGGTGGTCAGCTATGGCCAGTCGATCGGCATCGCGCCGCGGCCTGGCCAGGAGGCCAAGGTCGAGGCCAGGCTGCTCGGCGCGCATCCGCAGTACGACTGCTGGCGCAAGGCCGAGTTGCCGGCGCGCTGGCACTACGGCAGCCATCCGCGCGTCCCGCCGATCGTGTGCCAGATGCACGAGGGCTGGGACGCGCTGCCGGCCGAGCGCGCCGCGGAGAAACCGCGCACCGGCCTGCGCGGTTCGCACGGCTACGATCCGGCGCTGCCGTCGATGCGCGCGGTGTTCATCGCCCGCGGTCCGGCATTCCGCCAGGGCGCGACGCTGGCGCCGTTCGACAACGTCGATGTGTATCCGCTGCTGACCAGACTGCTCGGAATTCCCGCCGCACCCAACGACGGCGACCCGCAGGCGCTGCTGCCGGCGTTGCGCTGA
- a CDS encoding xanthine dehydrogenase family protein subunit M — protein MTPFKYQRASSAEDAVRRVAANPNARFLGGGTNLLDLMKEGVTGADEIVDLTRLKGLAEIAETADGGLRLGALANNTHTANHPLVRQRYPLLSQAILAGATMQLRNMATNGGNLLQRTRCGYFYDTALPCNKRSPGSGCGAREGLNRTHAIFGHSEHCVAVHPSDMCVALAALDATVQVRTPAGARREIPFADFHLLPDARADLDNQLAHGELIEAIVLPAQRFAAHSHYLKVRDRASYAFALVSVAAALALEPDGRIREARIAMGGVAHKPWRAHAAERALVGQRIGEAAFAAAAQAEMAAARPLAHNAYKVPMGTHAMIRALHRASGSDAA, from the coding sequence ATGACGCCGTTTAAGTACCAGCGCGCCAGTTCCGCCGAGGACGCGGTGCGCCGCGTCGCCGCCAATCCGAACGCGCGTTTCCTCGGCGGCGGCACCAACCTGCTCGACCTGATGAAGGAAGGCGTGACCGGCGCCGACGAGATCGTCGACCTGACCCGGCTCAAGGGCCTGGCCGAGATCGCCGAAACCGCCGACGGCGGCCTGCGCCTGGGTGCGCTGGCCAACAACACCCACACCGCCAACCACCCGCTGGTGCGCCAGCGCTATCCGCTGCTGAGCCAGGCGATCCTGGCCGGGGCGACGATGCAGCTGCGCAACATGGCCACCAACGGCGGCAACCTGCTGCAACGCACGCGCTGCGGCTATTTCTACGACACCGCCCTGCCCTGCAACAAGCGCAGCCCCGGCAGCGGGTGCGGCGCGCGCGAAGGCCTCAACCGCACCCACGCGATCTTCGGCCACAGCGAGCATTGCGTGGCGGTGCATCCCTCGGACATGTGCGTGGCGCTGGCCGCGCTCGATGCCACGGTGCAGGTGCGCACGCCGGCCGGCGCGCGCCGCGAGATCCCCTTCGCCGACTTCCACCTGCTGCCTGACGCGCGCGCCGACCTGGACAACCAACTGGCGCATGGCGAACTGATCGAGGCGATCGTCCTGCCGGCGCAGCGCTTCGCCGCGCACAGCCACTACCTGAAGGTGCGCGACCGCGCCAGCTACGCGTTCGCGCTGGTCTCGGTGGCCGCGGCGCTGGCGCTGGAGCCGGATGGGCGCATCCGCGAGGCGCGCATCGCGATGGGCGGGGTGGCGCACAAGCCATGGCGCGCGCACGCCGCCGAACGCGCACTGGTCGGCCAGCGCATCGGCGAGGCCGCCTTCGCCGCCGCCGCGCAGGCCGAGATGGCCGCCGCGCGCCCGCTGGCGCACAACGCCTACAAGGTGCCGATGGGCACGCACGCGATGATCCGCGCTCTGCATCGCGCCAGCGGCAGCGATGCCGCGTGA
- a CDS encoding TonB-dependent receptor, producing MKPALHRRLLPLSVAAVLLAPPAWAQTADTPAASTAQADATTLDTVVVSGTARFKGLRKRDASFSITTATPEQIQQAVPQSSADLLKIVPGVWAEPSGGGTGANIFVRGMPSEGDAPFVTFQLDGAPLFPPPTLSFLENSTLFRTDDTVERLEVLRGGSSPIFSNGQAGITANFIQKKGQDEPEGSVRLTGGSDALRRIDLFNSGPMGNGWYYSIGGFFRETDGVRDPQFSADKGGQFSATLSKRWDSGEVSFYARHTDDNNAFYTAIPLRSRNNGGDLSSFPSLNAQTGTLLSNDFRNVSLPVGPNGETVQRDLADGRGVNIDVFGGELNWQVGDWTIADRFNVMGGTAPTYALFTGDAPQRLGDFIAGYGSAGSARYTNGGGAVDPDQQVLEAGWWSVDKRLNSFTNDLRLSRELFAGNTLTVGSYYAKYSSNDTWYLGNTMLLTAQNHARRIDVDLADGRQPTREGFTSTAFFALRAHYDGENTAVFVADEWELDERLRLDLGVRYERQSVTGTVHDTATVDLDGNPATLYDNATSISLPSARRIDQDDDALSWTAGLNFKLDEHNSLFARVNSGVKFPGFDNLRDGQTKVQEVDQYELGLKSGATAYDLYLTAFYNTFKNSPFQAFLSNGSNFTTVGDSRAYGLEVEGAIRPFGGFELAGTGVWLDAKYRNYREFTGNQVMRQPKRQFRLTPSYYWALPFGDLRLFATYSYVGERFADLANSQRLPSYDMIDVGASLHAGDHWEFTASGSNVTDELGLTEGNVRVPGAATGGVFMGRPIAGRQYQVSVAYRW from the coding sequence ATGAAACCTGCATTGCACCGCCGCCTGCTGCCGCTGTCCGTCGCCGCCGTCCTGCTCGCGCCGCCGGCCTGGGCGCAGACCGCCGACACGCCGGCCGCGTCCACCGCGCAAGCCGACGCCACCACCCTGGATACCGTCGTGGTCAGCGGCACCGCGCGCTTCAAGGGCCTGCGCAAGCGCGACGCCAGCTTCTCGATCACCACCGCCACGCCCGAACAGATCCAGCAGGCGGTGCCGCAGAGCAGCGCCGACCTGCTGAAGATCGTGCCCGGCGTGTGGGCCGAACCCAGCGGCGGCGGCACCGGCGCCAACATCTTCGTGCGCGGCATGCCGTCGGAAGGCGATGCGCCGTTCGTCACCTTCCAGCTCGACGGCGCGCCGCTGTTCCCGCCGCCGACGCTGTCGTTCCTGGAGAACTCCACGCTGTTCCGCACCGACGACACCGTCGAGCGCCTGGAAGTGCTGCGCGGCGGTTCCAGCCCGATCTTCTCCAACGGCCAGGCCGGCATCACCGCCAACTTCATCCAGAAGAAGGGCCAGGACGAACCGGAAGGCAGCGTGCGCCTGACCGGCGGCAGCGACGCCCTGCGCCGCATCGACCTGTTCAACAGCGGGCCGATGGGCAACGGCTGGTACTACAGCATCGGCGGTTTCTTCCGCGAGACCGACGGCGTGCGCGACCCGCAGTTCTCCGCCGACAAGGGCGGCCAGTTCAGCGCCACGCTGAGCAAGCGCTGGGACAGCGGCGAGGTGTCGTTCTACGCCCGCCACACCGACGACAACAACGCCTTCTACACCGCGATCCCGCTGCGCTCGCGCAACAACGGCGGCGACCTGTCCAGCTTCCCCAGCCTCAACGCGCAGACCGGCACCCTGCTCAGCAACGACTTCCGCAACGTCAGCCTGCCGGTCGGCCCGAACGGCGAGACCGTGCAGCGCGACCTGGCCGACGGCCGCGGCGTCAACATCGATGTGTTCGGCGGCGAACTGAACTGGCAGGTCGGCGACTGGACCATCGCCGACCGCTTCAACGTGATGGGCGGCACCGCGCCGACCTATGCGCTGTTCACCGGCGATGCGCCGCAGCGCCTGGGCGACTTCATCGCCGGCTACGGCAGCGCCGGCAGCGCCCGCTACACCAACGGCGGCGGCGCGGTCGATCCGGACCAGCAGGTGCTGGAAGCCGGCTGGTGGTCGGTGGACAAGCGCCTGAACTCCTTCACCAACGATCTGCGCCTGAGCCGCGAACTGTTCGCCGGCAACACGCTGACCGTGGGCAGCTACTACGCCAAGTATTCCTCCAACGACACCTGGTACCTCGGCAACACCATGCTGCTGACCGCGCAGAACCACGCGCGGCGCATCGACGTGGACCTGGCCGATGGCCGCCAGCCGACCCGCGAGGGCTTCACCAGCACCGCCTTCTTCGCCCTGCGTGCGCACTACGACGGCGAGAACACCGCCGTGTTCGTGGCCGACGAATGGGAGCTGGACGAGCGCCTGCGCCTGGACCTGGGCGTGCGTTACGAGCGCCAGAGCGTCACCGGCACGGTGCACGACACCGCCACCGTGGACCTGGACGGCAATCCGGCCACGCTGTACGACAACGCCACCTCGATCTCGCTGCCGAGCGCGCGGCGCATCGACCAGGACGACGACGCGCTGTCGTGGACCGCGGGCCTGAACTTCAAGCTCGACGAGCACAACAGCCTGTTCGCGCGGGTCAACTCCGGGGTCAAGTTCCCCGGCTTCGACAACCTGCGCGACGGGCAGACCAAGGTGCAGGAGGTCGACCAGTACGAGCTGGGCCTGAAGTCCGGCGCGACCGCCTACGACCTGTACCTGACCGCGTTCTACAACACCTTCAAGAACTCGCCGTTCCAGGCGTTCCTGTCCAACGGCAGCAACTTCACCACGGTCGGCGATTCGCGCGCCTACGGCCTGGAAGTGGAAGGCGCGATCCGTCCGTTCGGCGGCTTCGAGCTGGCCGGCACCGGGGTGTGGCTGGACGCCAAGTACCGCAACTACCGCGAGTTCACCGGCAACCAGGTGATGCGCCAGCCCAAGCGCCAGTTCCGGCTGACCCCGAGCTACTACTGGGCGCTGCCGTTCGGCGACCTGCGCCTGTTCGCCACCTACTCCTACGTCGGCGAGCGCTTCGCCGACCTGGCCAACAGCCAGCGCCTGCCTTCGTACGACATGATCGATGTCGGCGCCAGCCTGCATGCCGGCGACCACTGGGAGTTCACCGCCAGCGGCAGCAACGTGACCGACGAACTGGGCCTGACCGAGGGCAACGTGCGCGTGCCCGGCGCGGCCACCGGCGGCGTGTTCATGGGCCGCCCGATCGCCGGGCGCCAATACCAGGTATCGGTCGCATATCGCTGGTAG
- a CDS encoding methylated-DNA--[protein]-cysteine S-methyltransferase has translation MTEHRLYYDAFATPIGELTVAVGDDGVRHILFPENRYDARGRADWIRDAAPVREAREQLLAYFAGERDTFDLPLAPRGTAFQCRVWQALADIPFGATWSYAQLAQHIAQPRAVRAVGAANGRNPLPIVLPCHRVIGANGTLTGFGGGLPTKAALLALERRGAAAADGATASLFD, from the coding sequence ATGACTGAGCACCGCCTGTACTACGACGCCTTCGCCACCCCGATCGGCGAACTGACCGTGGCCGTCGGCGACGACGGCGTGCGCCACATCCTGTTCCCGGAGAACCGCTACGACGCGCGCGGCCGTGCCGACTGGATCCGCGACGCGGCGCCGGTGCGCGAGGCGCGCGAACAGCTGCTGGCCTATTTCGCCGGCGAGCGCGACACGTTCGACCTGCCGCTGGCGCCACGCGGCACCGCCTTCCAGTGCCGCGTATGGCAGGCGCTGGCCGACATCCCGTTCGGCGCGACCTGGAGCTACGCGCAGCTGGCGCAGCACATCGCGCAGCCGCGCGCGGTACGCGCGGTCGGCGCCGCCAATGGCCGCAACCCGCTGCCGATCGTGCTGCCGTGCCACCGCGTGATCGGCGCCAACGGCACCCTGACCGGCTTCGGCGGCGGCCTGCCGACCAAGGCCGCACTGCTGGCGCTGGAGCGGCGCGGGGCGGCAGCGGCGGACGGCGCGACGGCATCGCTGTTCGACTGA
- a CDS encoding 30S ribosomal protein THX, with translation MGKGDRKTAKGKRYNASYGNSRLHNVSKVAVGAAAPVAKKSVVKTPAAKKAVAKKTVAKAG, from the coding sequence ATGGGTAAGGGTGACCGCAAGACCGCCAAGGGCAAGCGCTATAACGCCAGTTATGGCAATTCGCGCTTGCACAACGTGAGCAAGGTGGCCGTGGGCGCAGCTGCGCCGGTCGCCAAGAAGTCGGTGGTCAAGACCCCGGCGGCAAAGAAGGCCGTGGCCAAGAAGACGGTCGCCAAGGCCGGCTGA
- a CDS encoding chloride channel protein: MQSPDPVPPPRMRQRVHPLLSHESWKQRAVLWGGAVAVALVAIVFAKASDAAFHLFQRIIAHSPWWALLLTPSVFALLAWLTNGVLRPTRGSGIPQVIAALERPDDAFRQDNLSLRVSAGKLLLTTLALLGGASVGREGPTVHVGASLMYVLGRWFGFRDPRQASHFLLAGGAAGIAAAFNTPLAGVVFAIEELSGRFEHRFSGTLLTAVIVGGVISLGLLGNYTYFGKVSAALPLGRAWLAIVLCGVVAGLLGGAFSRMVLATVAGKPRWLGALRRRHPVLLAALCGLALVALGLAFGAGAFGTGYEQARSLVQGHASVGHEFGLMKLLANLASYVAGIPGGLFSPALAVGAGLGHNLAVLMPDVDPRTFVLLGMCAYLTGVTQAPLTSAVISLELTDSSDMLLPILATVLIARGASALVCRTPIYRGLAEQLLAAPAVAEPAPEPTPLTTDLAGDPGEDDPPR; the protein is encoded by the coding sequence ATGCAGTCGCCCGATCCCGTGCCACCGCCGCGCATGCGCCAACGCGTGCACCCGCTGCTCTCGCACGAGAGCTGGAAACAGCGCGCGGTGCTGTGGGGCGGCGCGGTCGCGGTCGCGCTGGTCGCGATCGTGTTCGCCAAGGCCAGCGACGCGGCCTTCCACCTGTTCCAGCGCATCATCGCGCACTCGCCGTGGTGGGCGCTGCTGCTCACGCCGAGCGTGTTCGCGCTGCTCGCCTGGCTGACCAACGGCGTGCTGCGTCCCACCCGCGGCAGCGGCATCCCGCAGGTGATCGCCGCGCTGGAGCGACCCGACGATGCGTTCCGGCAGGACAACCTGTCGCTGCGCGTGTCCGCCGGCAAGCTGCTGCTGACCACGCTGGCCCTGCTCGGCGGCGCCTCGGTCGGGCGCGAAGGGCCGACCGTGCACGTCGGCGCCAGCCTGATGTACGTGCTCGGGCGCTGGTTCGGCTTCCGCGATCCGCGCCAGGCCTCGCACTTCCTGCTCGCCGGCGGCGCCGCCGGCATCGCCGCGGCGTTCAACACGCCGCTGGCCGGGGTGGTGTTCGCGATCGAGGAACTGAGCGGGCGCTTCGAGCACCGCTTCTCCGGCACGCTGCTGACCGCGGTGATCGTCGGCGGCGTGATCTCACTGGGCCTGCTCGGCAACTACACCTATTTCGGCAAGGTGTCGGCGGCGCTGCCGCTGGGCCGGGCGTGGCTGGCGATCGTGCTGTGCGGCGTGGTCGCCGGCCTGCTCGGCGGCGCGTTCAGCCGCATGGTGCTGGCCACCGTCGCCGGCAAGCCGCGCTGGCTGGGCGCGCTGCGCCGCCGCCACCCGGTGCTGCTGGCCGCGCTGTGCGGCCTGGCGCTGGTCGCGCTGGGCCTGGCGTTCGGTGCCGGCGCGTTCGGCACCGGCTATGAGCAGGCGCGCAGCCTGGTGCAGGGCCACGCCAGCGTCGGCCACGAATTCGGGCTGATGAAGCTGCTGGCGAACCTGGCGTCGTACGTGGCCGGCATCCCCGGCGGGCTGTTCTCGCCGGCGCTGGCGGTCGGCGCCGGCCTGGGCCACAACCTGGCGGTGCTGATGCCGGACGTGGACCCGCGCACCTTCGTGCTGCTCGGCATGTGCGCCTACCTGACCGGCGTCACCCAGGCGCCGCTGACCTCGGCGGTGATCTCGCTGGAACTCACCGACAGCAGCGACATGCTGCTGCCGATCCTGGCCACGGTGCTGATCGCGCGCGGCGCTTCGGCGCTGGTCTGCCGCACGCCGATCTATCGCGGCCTGGCCGAGCAGTTGCTGGCGGCGCCGGCCGTGGCCGAACCCGCACCAGAACCAACGCCCCTGACCACCGACCTGGCCGGCGACCCCGGCGAGGACGATCCGCCGCGCTGA
- a CDS encoding MerC domain-containing protein, with protein MSPTSNLRALLDRLGATGSLLCAVHCALLPLALAVLPSLGLSVWLGDGVERTLVLFVTCLGLFSLVLGYRRHRAWQALGLLLVGLLSLWAGMLVPALHHAVAPHAAIMTFGGTLVGLSHLLNLRLNHGHVHDASCAH; from the coding sequence ATGTCGCCTACCTCCAATCTGCGCGCCTTGCTCGATCGCCTCGGCGCCACTGGTTCGCTGCTGTGCGCGGTGCATTGCGCGCTATTGCCGCTGGCGCTGGCGGTGCTGCCGTCGCTGGGCCTGTCGGTGTGGCTGGGCGATGGCGTGGAGCGCACGCTGGTGCTGTTCGTGACCTGCCTGGGCCTGTTCAGCCTGGTCCTGGGTTACCGCCGGCACCGTGCCTGGCAGGCGTTGGGGCTGCTGCTGGTCGGCCTGCTGTCGCTGTGGGCCGGCATGCTGGTGCCGGCGCTGCACCACGCGGTGGCGCCGCATGCGGCGATCATGACCTTCGGCGGCACCCTGGTCGGGCTTTCGCACCTGCTGAACCTGCGGCTCAACCACGGCCACGTGCACGACGCCAGCTGCGCCCACTGA